The following are encoded together in the Ooceraea biroi isolate clonal line C1 chromosome 2, Obir_v5.4, whole genome shotgun sequence genome:
- the LOC105281656 gene encoding serine protease snake isoform X2 produces MECKEYANLVYEDEAAPILRINAGSNKVSRCSIVETPLIVGGVRAKPAEFPHMAVIGFNKGGDVFWHCGGSIISENFILTAAHCLESPDNGPATKVRAGLINLSTPDDAMQERNIVERIKHPDYKGSVRYHDIALFKLDRPLELNPRVRPACLEASTQISGKSAIASGFGKTSYESDIGSNELMKVQLNYISEDDCKKSYTDDLGSRQMPQGLISSLLCAGIMEGGKDTCQGDSGGPLQRVLAEPYCMYSIVGVTSFGKFCAFKFMPAVYTKVSSYIDWIENTVWP; encoded by the exons ATGG AATGCAAAGAATACGCCAATCTGGTTTACGAGGACGAGGCTGCGCCAATTCTGCGTATCAACGCCGGCTCAAATAAAGTTTCTCGCTGTTCAATTGTCGAAACACCTTTAATCGTTGGCGGAGTTAGAGCAAAACCCGCGGAATTCCCGCATATG GCAGTAATCGGTTTCAACAAAGGCGGCGACGTATTCTGGCATTGCGGTGGAAGTATCATTTCCGAAAATTTTATCCTAACTGCGGCGCACTGTCTGGAATCCCCAGACAA TGGCCCTGCAACCAAAGTGCGAGCAGGCTTGATCAATTTATCAACTCCGGATGATGCTATGCAAGAAAGGAATATTGTGGAAAGAATTAAGCATCCGGATTATAAGGGTTCCGTTAGATATCACGATATTGCGTTATTCAAGCTCGATCGACCGTTGGAATTGAATCCACGAGTGCGACCTGCATGTCTCGAAGCGAGTACGCAAATATCAGGCAAAAGTGCCATCGCTTCTGGATTTGGAAAAACGTCTTACG AATCTGACATTGGTAGCAATGAGCTAATGAAAGTCCAATTGAATTACATTTCCGAAGATGATTGTAAGAAAAGTTACACCGACGATCTAGGGAGTCGGCAGATGCCTCAAGGTTTGATATCGAGCTTACTCTGCGCCGGCATAATGGAGGGCGGCAAAGATACCTGCCAA GGTGACAGCGGCGGTCCATTGCAAAGGGTTCTCGCGGAACCTTACTGCATGTACAGCATCGTGGGAGTGACGAGCTTTGGCaaattttgtgcttttaaGTTTATGCCTGCTGTATATACCAAAGTCAGTTCTTACATCGATTGGATCGAGAATACTGTGTGGCCGTAA
- the LOC105281659 gene encoding serine protease persephone, which translates to MLRNVLTVSPLLLVLILFSTRGEYVGERCTIENQGAPSTSGICKLLQDCPVVYQQLLEGKLPSKACGYLGIDPIICCPTTNHDTNKPTPTPTPTPTPTPTSKPVVQPGTVQPLNLKDRGAVARAKCMESAQAVYGFKIPPTPTVNRKPINVSLCTLKSQRLIVGGKKADPKEFPHMAAVGFDGGNGRVLWQCGGTLLSSRIVLTAAHCTWTLDWGNPKWVRVGDLNLERTDDDAAPETIGIEKIINHPDYKRPAEYHDIAILRLEREVTYNEWVRPACLPVDWPDVGSDNKTVATGWGLVDWAEDKGSENLLKVTLHLVPHRPCNESYYDDGTNAKLPRGVDNELQMCAGETGKDTCQGDSGGPLAVFSKVHDCVYNVVGITSLGRFCGSSVPGVYTRVYHYIPWIERIAWPEYFS; encoded by the exons ATGCTGCGGAACGTGCTGACCGTCTCACCGTTATTACTAGTGTTGATCCTGTTCTCGACACGCGGAGAATACGTCGGAG agAGATGCACTATCGAGAATCAAGGTGCCCCATCCACTTCGGGCATATGTAAGCTTTTGCAAGATTGTCCCGTAGTTTATCAACAATTGTTGGAGGGCAAATTGCCTAGTAAAGCCTGTGGTTACTTGGGTATCGATCCGATAATTTGTTGTCCAACGACAAACCACGATACCAATAAACCAACACCAACACCGACACCAACACCAACACCAACACCAACATCAAAACCTGTCGTTCAACCCGGCACGGTGCAGCCCTTGAACTTGAAGGATAGAGGAGCAGTAGCACGagcaa AATGCATGGAAAGTGCGCAAGCTGTGTATGGTTTCAAGATACCACCTACACCGACAGTTAATCGTAAACCTATAAATGTGTCACTATGTACTTTGAAATCGCAAAGGTTGATTGTCGGTGGCAAGAAAGCCGATCCAAAAGAATTTCCGCACATGGCAGCCGTAGGATTCGACGGCGGCAATGGACGTGTCCTGTGGCAGTGTGGAGGTACTCTGCTTTCTTCCAGGATTGTCTTGACAGCGGCTCACTGCACTTGGACGTTGGATTG GGGAAATCCAAAGTGGGTACGAGTTGGTGATCTGAATCTCGAACGGACGGATGACGATGCGGCGCCTGAGACTATCGGaatcgaaaaaataataaatcatccCGACTACAAACGTCCAGCTGAATACCACGATATAGCCATATTGCGATTGGAAAGAGAAGTAACTTACAATGAGTGGGTCAGACCAGCGTGTCTTCCTGTCGACTGGCCTGACGTGGGTTCTGATAATAAGACCGTCGCCACTGGATGGGGTTTGGTCGATTGGG CTGAAGACAAGGGCTCAGAGAATCTGCTCAAAGTAACACTCCATTTGGTCCCACATCGTCCTTGCAATGAGAGCTATTACGACGATGGTACTAACGCGAAGCTTCCAAGAGGCGTTGACAACGAATTGCAAATGTGTGCTGGAGAAACCGGCAAAGACACCTGCCAG GGTGACAGTGGAGGGCCACTCGCCGTCTTCAGCAAGGTTCACGACTGCGTCTACAATGTAGTCGGAATCACCAGTCTCGGACGATTTTGTGGCAGCAGCGTGCCCGGCGTGTACACCCGAGTCTACCATTACATTCCTTGGATAGAGAGGATCGCGTGGCCAGAATACTTTtcttaa
- the LOC105281656 gene encoding serine protease snake isoform X1: MSNSNYYLVLIITPCNYFAMTSISTHFLLLFSSLHNSPTFAECKEYANLVYEDEAAPILRINAGSNKVSRCSIVETPLIVGGVRAKPAEFPHMAVIGFNKGGDVFWHCGGSIISENFILTAAHCLESPDNGPATKVRAGLINLSTPDDAMQERNIVERIKHPDYKGSVRYHDIALFKLDRPLELNPRVRPACLEASTQISGKSAIASGFGKTSYESDIGSNELMKVQLNYISEDDCKKSYTDDLGSRQMPQGLISSLLCAGIMEGGKDTCQGDSGGPLQRVLAEPYCMYSIVGVTSFGKFCAFKFMPAVYTKVSSYIDWIENTVWP, from the exons ATGAGCAACAGTAATTACTACCTTGTTCTCATTATTACACCATGTAACTACTTTGCGATGACATCAATTTCCACTCATTTCCTGTTACTATTTTCATCTTTGCATAATTCTCCCACATTCGCAGAATGCAAAGAATACGCCAATCTGGTTTACGAGGACGAGGCTGCGCCAATTCTGCGTATCAACGCCGGCTCAAATAAAGTTTCTCGCTGTTCAATTGTCGAAACACCTTTAATCGTTGGCGGAGTTAGAGCAAAACCCGCGGAATTCCCGCATATG GCAGTAATCGGTTTCAACAAAGGCGGCGACGTATTCTGGCATTGCGGTGGAAGTATCATTTCCGAAAATTTTATCCTAACTGCGGCGCACTGTCTGGAATCCCCAGACAA TGGCCCTGCAACCAAAGTGCGAGCAGGCTTGATCAATTTATCAACTCCGGATGATGCTATGCAAGAAAGGAATATTGTGGAAAGAATTAAGCATCCGGATTATAAGGGTTCCGTTAGATATCACGATATTGCGTTATTCAAGCTCGATCGACCGTTGGAATTGAATCCACGAGTGCGACCTGCATGTCTCGAAGCGAGTACGCAAATATCAGGCAAAAGTGCCATCGCTTCTGGATTTGGAAAAACGTCTTACG AATCTGACATTGGTAGCAATGAGCTAATGAAAGTCCAATTGAATTACATTTCCGAAGATGATTGTAAGAAAAGTTACACCGACGATCTAGGGAGTCGGCAGATGCCTCAAGGTTTGATATCGAGCTTACTCTGCGCCGGCATAATGGAGGGCGGCAAAGATACCTGCCAA GGTGACAGCGGCGGTCCATTGCAAAGGGTTCTCGCGGAACCTTACTGCATGTACAGCATCGTGGGAGTGACGAGCTTTGGCaaattttgtgcttttaaGTTTATGCCTGCTGTATATACCAAAGTCAGTTCTTACATCGATTGGATCGAGAATACTGTGTGGCCGTAA